A DNA window from Gillisia sp. Hel1_33_143 contains the following coding sequences:
- a CDS encoding DUF2911 domain-containing protein has translation MKKSILVLFTALLALPSYAQIKSPQPSAFGKIEQTVGLTDVKIEYSRPNMKGRTIFGDLVPFGEIWRTGANSNTIISFSDDVTIEGKSLEKGTYAIYTIPNKDSWQVIFYKDSKNWGTPEKWEESKVALKAEAKVSELPFKMETFTIIPNDILTNSMVLDFVWENTAASLTINVPTEQNTMASIEKVMSGPTKEDYFAAASYYHESGKDLKQAHEWVLKATEGNNDAYWMWRRRSLIEAELGMKKEAISSANKSLDLAQKANNKDYVKMNQDSLKKWGAK, from the coding sequence ATGAAAAAATCAATACTCGTATTATTTACCGCTTTATTAGCGTTACCATCTTACGCTCAAATTAAATCTCCGCAGCCAAGTGCGTTTGGGAAGATAGAGCAAACTGTTGGGTTAACCGATGTGAAAATTGAATACTCAAGACCTAATATGAAAGGCAGAACCATTTTTGGTGACCTTGTTCCATTTGGTGAAATATGGCGTACCGGTGCAAACTCTAACACCATCATTAGTTTTAGTGATGATGTGACTATAGAAGGAAAAAGCTTGGAAAAAGGAACATATGCAATTTATACAATACCAAATAAAGATTCCTGGCAAGTTATCTTTTATAAAGATTCTAAAAATTGGGGTACTCCAGAGAAATGGGAAGAATCTAAAGTAGCTCTTAAGGCTGAAGCTAAAGTTAGCGAGCTTCCTTTTAAAATGGAAACTTTTACGATCATTCCCAATGATATACTAACCAATTCTATGGTTTTGGATTTTGTGTGGGAGAATACTGCTGCATCTCTTACTATTAATGTACCTACAGAACAGAATACGATGGCCAGTATAGAAAAAGTTATGAGCGGTCCTACAAAAGAGGATTATTTTGCAGCGGCTAGTTATTATCATGAATCTGGGAAAGATCTTAAGCAAGCACATGAATGGGTATTAAAAGCTACAGAAGGGAATAATGATGCTTATTGGATGTGGAGAAGACGTTCTTTAATAGAAGCAGAATTAGGAATGAAAAAAGAAGCTATTTCTAGTGCTAATAAATCATTAGATCTAGCACAAAAAGCTAATAATAAAGACTACGTAAAAATGAATCAGGATTCTTTGAAAAAATGGGGAGCTAAATAA
- a CDS encoding sodium:solute symporter — protein MQLLDWVVLIGTLTFIVAFGVYKTRNSKNVKDYIKGGGDAQWWTIGLSVMATQASAITFLSTPGQAYHDGMGFVQFYFGLPIAMVIICMVFIPIYHKLQVYTAYEYLETRFDLKTRTLTALLFLTQRGLSAGITIFAPAIILSAVLGWNLTTLTILIGVLVIVYTVSGGTKAVNVTQKQQMAVIFGGMFAAFFLIISYLPENINFSNALQIAGANGKMNVLDFSFDLSNRYTFWSGIIGGTFLALSYFGTDQSQVQRYLTGRSVKEMQLGLLFNGLLKVPMQFFILLVGVMVFVFYQFNQAPLNFNPAAERAVLNSEYASEYQSLMDRNEQLQNEKHNVAIQYGESLKSPSSEETTIYKDKMMQLDVAENDTREKAKKIIAATKQDVETNDKDYVFIHFILNNLPRGLIGLLLAVILSAAMSSTASELNALASTTTIDIYKRNLKSEISEEKLVKASKYFTLGWGIIAIIFASFANLFDNLIQLVNIIGSIFYGNVLGIFLLAFFIKYVNSNAVFIAAIITQIIVIFAYVFDTMEYLWLNLLGCGLVILIAIILQTIIYSPNKKLIDDN, from the coding sequence ATGCAATTATTAGACTGGGTAGTACTTATTGGAACATTAACATTTATTGTAGCCTTTGGGGTTTATAAAACTCGAAATAGCAAAAATGTAAAAGACTATATAAAAGGAGGTGGAGATGCACAATGGTGGACCATTGGTCTTTCTGTTATGGCAACACAGGCTAGTGCTATTACCTTTCTCTCTACACCTGGGCAGGCATATCACGATGGAATGGGCTTTGTTCAATTCTACTTTGGATTACCAATTGCCATGGTGATTATTTGTATGGTATTTATTCCTATATATCATAAACTGCAGGTTTATACGGCTTACGAATATTTAGAGACCAGATTCGATCTTAAAACTAGAACCTTAACAGCACTACTATTTCTTACACAGCGTGGTCTTTCTGCGGGAATTACCATTTTTGCTCCTGCCATAATCCTATCTGCTGTATTAGGGTGGAATCTTACCACACTAACTATTTTAATAGGAGTTTTAGTAATTGTTTATACAGTTAGCGGCGGAACCAAGGCTGTAAATGTCACCCAAAAACAACAAATGGCTGTGATCTTTGGCGGAATGTTCGCTGCATTTTTTCTAATTATAAGCTACTTACCAGAAAACATAAATTTTAGCAATGCCTTACAAATTGCCGGTGCAAATGGAAAAATGAATGTGTTGGATTTCTCGTTCGATCTTAGCAATAGATACACCTTTTGGAGCGGAATTATTGGTGGAACATTTTTAGCTTTATCCTATTTTGGAACAGATCAAAGTCAGGTGCAAAGATATCTTACCGGTCGCTCTGTAAAAGAAATGCAACTTGGCTTATTATTTAATGGTTTATTAAAAGTGCCCATGCAATTCTTTATACTTCTAGTGGGAGTTATGGTATTTGTATTTTATCAATTTAATCAGGCGCCGCTTAATTTTAATCCAGCTGCAGAAAGAGCAGTACTAAATTCTGAATACGCTTCAGAATATCAAAGTTTAATGGATAGAAATGAGCAGCTTCAAAATGAAAAGCATAATGTTGCCATTCAATATGGAGAAAGTCTAAAGTCTCCTTCTTCAGAAGAAACCACAATTTATAAAGATAAAATGATGCAGCTTGATGTTGCTGAAAATGATACGCGAGAAAAAGCCAAAAAAATTATTGCTGCTACCAAACAAGATGTAGAAACCAACGATAAAGATTATGTCTTTATCCATTTCATTTTAAACAACTTACCTCGAGGATTGATCGGTTTGTTGCTTGCTGTAATCCTATCTGCCGCAATGTCTTCTACGGCATCAGAATTAAATGCACTTGCCTCTACCACAACTATAGACATTTACAAGAGAAATCTTAAGTCTGAAATTTCAGAAGAGAAATTAGTAAAAGCCTCAAAATACTTCACTTTGGGATGGGGGATCATCGCGATTATATTTGCAAGTTTTGCCAATTTATTTGATAATCTAATTCAGCTTGTAAATATTATAGGATCCATTTTCTACGGAAATGTATTAGGAATATTTCTTTTAGCTTTTTTTATAAAATATGTGAACAGCAATGCCGTTTTTATTGCGGCAATTATCACTCAGATCATAGTGATCTTTGCCTATGTTTTTGATACTATGGAGTATTTATGGCTTAATTTATTGGGCTGCGGATTGGTTATTTTAATAGCTATTATACTTCAAACAATTATATATTCACCAAACAAGAAATTGATCGATGACAACTAA
- a CDS encoding PIG-L family deacetylase, which produces MKKIFALLICLSFTSLHAQTPQKLNAAEIHESIKKLNFLGSVLYIAAHPDDENTRLISYLSNKIHARTGYLSLTRGDGGQNLIGPEIRELLGVIRTQELLAARRIDGGNQFFTRAIDFGYTKTPDETLNIWNKDQVLSDVVWTIRNFKPDVIINRFNHRTSGDTHGQHTASALLSVEAFDLAGDKTAFQDQLALAQTHYPKRLFFNTSPWFYGSDKAFEKADKSNFLKFETGVYFPSQGLSNPEIAALSRSSHRSQGFGSAGSRGSQLEYIELIAGEMPKDTSNLFDGIDTSWNRIEGGKEIGEILTNVQANYNFKDPSASLPELAKAYSLLDRLDNGYWKQVKIKEIKEIIAACAGLYLDAKVSSANASPGEDIEVSLEAINRSNSSLRLVSVNLSTAKSSSKPGIDLTNNIGWSRKLNLRIPENAEYTTPYWLRSQSGIGMYNVKDQNLIGLPETPRDLNVEFKILVEGTEIPFTKNILYEYTDDVKGEIIQPFEIVPAVSVKFNEKVMIFPDEASKKISVVLTSQKEKAAGTLKLQVPDTWKLTPEVADFEIEGKGASKTFQFNITPPNGASESEIIPIVTIGNKKYSDEVVTIDYDHIPFQSLIVPAKTKLVKLNIKKKGDQIGYIAGAGDVVPESLEQIGYKVTLLDVDTITAKNLAKYDALVIGIRAYNIVETLKFKQAELLKYAFNGGTLIVQYNNNRGILTNKLAPYKLELSRDRVTEEDAEVSFLEPEASILNTPNKITAADFNNWVQERGLYFPDSWGKEFTPVLSMHDTNEEPMKGSLLISEYGKGYFIYTGLSFFRQFPEGVPGAYRLFANLVSIGK; this is translated from the coding sequence ATGAAAAAAATTTTTGCGCTTTTAATCTGCCTCTCCTTCACTAGTTTACATGCTCAAACTCCCCAGAAATTAAACGCTGCAGAGATACATGAGTCTATTAAAAAACTAAATTTTCTCGGAAGCGTGCTTTATATAGCTGCCCATCCCGATGATGAAAATACAAGATTAATATCCTATCTCTCCAACAAAATACATGCAAGAACAGGGTATTTGTCATTAACTAGAGGAGACGGAGGGCAGAACCTTATAGGTCCCGAAATTAGAGAGCTTCTTGGGGTTATTCGAACACAGGAATTGTTGGCGGCAAGAAGAATAGACGGAGGAAATCAATTCTTTACACGAGCTATTGATTTTGGATATACCAAGACTCCAGATGAAACTTTGAATATTTGGAATAAGGATCAGGTGTTAAGCGATGTGGTTTGGACTATAAGAAACTTTAAGCCAGATGTAATTATAAATAGGTTTAATCATAGAACTTCCGGGGATACTCATGGGCAGCATACCGCTTCTGCCCTACTTAGTGTTGAGGCTTTTGATCTGGCAGGCGATAAAACAGCTTTTCAAGATCAATTAGCGCTAGCACAAACACATTATCCAAAAAGATTATTTTTTAATACCTCTCCGTGGTTCTATGGCAGTGACAAAGCGTTTGAAAAAGCAGATAAATCTAATTTCCTGAAGTTTGAAACCGGCGTTTATTTTCCCTCTCAGGGATTATCAAATCCTGAAATTGCAGCTCTAAGTAGAAGTTCCCATAGATCTCAAGGATTTGGTAGTGCGGGTTCAAGAGGAAGTCAGTTAGAATATATAGAACTAATAGCCGGAGAAATGCCAAAAGACACCTCAAATCTTTTTGATGGAATTGATACGTCCTGGAATAGAATTGAAGGAGGAAAAGAAATAGGTGAAATTCTTACGAACGTCCAGGCAAATTATAATTTTAAAGATCCATCTGCAAGCTTACCAGAACTGGCAAAAGCATACTCATTACTAGATCGATTAGATAATGGTTATTGGAAACAGGTAAAAATTAAAGAGATCAAGGAAATAATTGCAGCCTGTGCAGGATTATATTTAGATGCAAAAGTCTCGAGTGCTAACGCTTCTCCGGGTGAAGATATAGAAGTAAGTCTAGAGGCTATTAATAGAAGTAATTCTAGTTTAAGACTGGTATCTGTTAATCTAAGTACTGCTAAATCTAGTAGTAAGCCAGGAATTGATCTTACTAATAATATTGGCTGGTCTAGAAAGTTAAATCTAAGGATTCCTGAAAATGCAGAATATACAACTCCATATTGGTTAAGATCGCAATCTGGTATTGGAATGTATAATGTAAAAGACCAAAACCTAATAGGTTTACCGGAAACACCAAGAGACTTAAATGTTGAATTTAAAATCCTGGTAGAAGGGACAGAGATCCCTTTCACTAAAAATATTCTTTATGAATATACAGATGATGTTAAGGGTGAAATAATTCAGCCATTTGAAATCGTTCCTGCAGTATCTGTAAAATTTAATGAGAAAGTGATGATCTTTCCAGATGAAGCTTCCAAAAAAATAAGTGTAGTTCTTACTTCTCAAAAAGAAAAAGCTGCTGGTACGCTCAAACTCCAAGTACCAGATACATGGAAACTTACACCTGAGGTTGCAGACTTTGAAATTGAAGGTAAAGGGGCCTCCAAAACTTTTCAATTTAATATAACACCTCCTAATGGCGCAAGTGAGTCTGAAATTATTCCAATAGTAACTATAGGAAATAAAAAATATTCTGACGAGGTAGTTACTATAGATTATGATCATATCCCATTTCAATCTTTAATAGTACCTGCTAAAACCAAATTGGTAAAGCTGAACATTAAAAAGAAAGGGGACCAGATTGGATATATTGCCGGTGCCGGAGATGTAGTGCCAGAAAGTTTAGAACAAATTGGATATAAAGTTACCTTACTAGACGTTGATACTATTACCGCTAAAAATCTCGCAAAATATGATGCTTTAGTTATTGGAATTAGAGCCTACAATATTGTTGAAACTTTGAAATTCAAACAAGCAGAGCTTTTAAAATATGCATTCAACGGTGGAACATTAATAGTTCAATACAACAACAATCGCGGTATTTTAACCAACAAGCTTGCTCCATACAAACTAGAACTATCTAGAGATAGAGTTACAGAAGAAGATGCCGAGGTAAGTTTTTTAGAACCTGAAGCCTCCATTTTGAATACTCCAAATAAGATCACAGCTGCAGATTTTAATAATTGGGTGCAAGAACGGGGTTTATATTTTCCAGATTCTTGGGGCAAAGAATTTACACCTGTTCTTTCTATGCATGATACTAATGAGGAACCTATGAAAGGAAGCTTATTAATTTCTGAATATGGAAAAGGATATTTCATCTATACCGGATTAAGCTTTTTTAGACAATTTCCGGAAGGTGTGCCTGGAGCTTACCGCTTATTTGCTAATTTGGTTTCAATAGGAAAGTAA
- the kdsB gene encoding 3-deoxy-manno-octulosonate cytidylyltransferase has translation MKSHILLKTIAMIPARFEASRFPGKLMQDLNGKTVIRRTYEAAVNTKLFDDVFVVTDSQVILKEVESFGGKVILSKKEHECGSDRIAEAVEHMEVDIVVNVQGDEPLIDEPSLHKLLEVFQSDREEIIDLASLKTSMLDSEEITNPNNVKVITNKDNLALYFSRFPVPYPRDTTTGITYFKHIGVYAFRKRALMDFYRLPMLPLEATEKIECIRYLEYGKNIKMVETDFKGIGIDTPEDLEKARKLIM, from the coding sequence ATGAAATCACATATTTTACTTAAAACGATTGCAATGATCCCCGCCCGATTTGAAGCAAGTAGGTTTCCTGGGAAACTTATGCAAGATCTAAATGGGAAAACTGTAATTAGAAGAACTTATGAAGCAGCTGTTAACACGAAGCTTTTTGATGATGTTTTTGTAGTTACAGATAGCCAAGTTATTCTTAAAGAAGTGGAAAGCTTTGGAGGAAAAGTTATCTTAAGTAAAAAAGAACATGAATGCGGAAGTGATAGAATTGCGGAAGCTGTGGAGCATATGGAGGTAGATATTGTGGTAAATGTGCAGGGAGATGAACCATTGATAGACGAGCCAAGCCTTCATAAACTTTTAGAGGTCTTCCAATCAGACAGGGAAGAAATAATTGATCTAGCGTCATTAAAAACATCAATGTTGGATAGTGAGGAGATCACTAATCCAAATAATGTAAAAGTGATTACTAATAAAGATAATCTAGCTTTGTATTTTTCTAGATTTCCAGTTCCATATCCTAGAGACACTACTACCGGAATAACTTATTTCAAACATATTGGGGTTTATGCTTTTAGAAAAAGAGCACTTATGGATTTTTATAGATTACCTATGTTACCCTTGGAGGCTACAGAAAAGATTGAATGTATTAGGTATTTGGAATACGGTAAGAATATTAAAATGGTAGAAACAGATTTTAAAGGAATAGGAATAGATACACCTGAAGATCTTGAAAAAGCTAGAAAACTAATAATGTAA
- a CDS encoding cryptochrome/photolyase family protein: MQEKVSIFWFRRDLRLDDNVGLLESLKGDLRVLPIFIFDSEILEKLPEDDARVTFIFNTLQDMRKELQEVDSSLAMYHGKPIDIFEDLLEKYDVAKVVTNRDYEPYAKERDKEIQDLLKKHEIDFETYKDQVFFEKDEVVKSDGDPYVVYTPYMKLWKETFKKTDLTIHYTSQYLNNFIKNSRLPNLSLKDIGFKKSNIEVPEYDVTPTLIQNYEATRNYPAKDATSRLGPHLRFGTVSVRKMLKKAIAEKNEIFWQELIWREFFMQILWHFPNTVTDAFKAKYDRIEWRNNEDEFELWKHGKTGYPMVDAGMRQLNESGFMHNRVRMLVGSFLCKHLLIDWRWGEAYFAEKLLDYEMSSNVGNWQWVAGSGVDAAPYFRIFNPTTQIDDYDKDHKYLKQWIPEYGTDEYPEKMVDHKEARERALSTYKAAVSN; this comes from the coding sequence ATGCAAGAAAAAGTTTCCATATTTTGGTTTAGAAGAGATCTTAGATTAGATGACAATGTTGGCCTTTTAGAAAGTTTAAAAGGAGACCTTCGAGTTTTACCAATTTTTATCTTTGATAGTGAAATATTAGAAAAATTACCCGAAGATGATGCTAGGGTAACCTTCATTTTCAATACACTACAAGATATGAGGAAAGAACTGCAAGAGGTTGATAGCTCTCTTGCTATGTATCATGGTAAACCTATAGACATCTTTGAAGATCTTCTCGAAAAATATGATGTAGCAAAAGTAGTTACAAATAGAGATTATGAGCCTTACGCTAAAGAAAGGGATAAAGAAATCCAAGATCTATTGAAGAAGCATGAGATTGATTTTGAAACCTACAAAGACCAGGTATTTTTTGAAAAAGATGAAGTTGTAAAAAGTGATGGAGACCCCTACGTAGTATATACTCCATATATGAAATTATGGAAAGAGACCTTTAAAAAGACAGATCTCACTATTCATTATACAAGTCAGTATTTAAATAATTTTATCAAAAATTCTAGGTTACCAAATCTGAGTTTAAAAGATATAGGATTTAAGAAATCAAACATTGAAGTTCCTGAATATGATGTCACTCCTACTCTCATACAGAACTACGAAGCTACACGAAATTATCCTGCAAAAGACGCTACTTCTCGCTTAGGTCCGCATCTTAGATTTGGTACTGTAAGTGTTAGGAAAATGCTTAAAAAGGCGATAGCCGAAAAGAATGAAATTTTTTGGCAAGAGTTAATTTGGAGAGAGTTTTTTATGCAGATCTTATGGCACTTCCCAAATACTGTAACAGATGCTTTTAAAGCCAAATATGATAGAATTGAATGGAGAAATAATGAAGATGAGTTTGAACTATGGAAACATGGCAAAACTGGCTATCCTATGGTAGATGCAGGAATGAGACAATTAAATGAGTCTGGCTTTATGCATAACAGAGTGAGAATGCTAGTTGGAAGTTTTTTATGCAAACATTTGTTAATAGACTGGCGCTGGGGTGAAGCCTATTTTGCCGAAAAGCTATTAGATTATGAAATGTCTTCTAACGTGGGAAACTGGCAATGGGTTGCCGGTAGCGGTGTAGATGCTGCTCCATATTTTAGGATCTTCAATCCTACAACTCAAATAGATGATTATGATAAAGACCATAAATATTTAAAGCAATGGATACCGGAATATGGTACAGACGAGTATCCGGAAAAAATGGTAGATCACAAAGAAGCTCGAGAAAGAGCATTATCCACATATAAAGCGGCAGTTTCTAATTAG
- a CDS encoding mechanosensitive ion channel domain-containing protein has translation MYELVTVYKNEIGYTIAIFVLLIIFQFLLKQAAHRVGKRSEINITRTRLMFKYINILVILIAFFLLSIAWGMGMQQISLIFSSVFAVIGVALFAIWSILSNITSGVILFFSFPYKIGDKIRIHDKDIPIEAVIEDIKAFHLHLRTDEGELTTYPNNLILQKAVTLIQKDVYLDEGKDSL, from the coding sequence ATGTACGAACTAGTAACGGTTTATAAAAATGAAATTGGCTATACTATTGCCATCTTCGTGCTATTGATAATTTTTCAATTTCTCTTAAAGCAAGCAGCTCATAGAGTTGGAAAGAGAAGTGAGATAAATATTACACGTACCAGATTAATGTTCAAATACATTAATATTTTGGTGATCTTAATTGCATTCTTCTTATTATCTATAGCATGGGGAATGGGTATGCAACAGATCTCTTTAATTTTCTCGTCTGTATTTGCTGTTATTGGTGTTGCCTTGTTCGCCATCTGGTCTATACTAAGCAACATTACGTCTGGAGTTATTCTATTCTTCTCTTTCCCTTATAAAATTGGTGATAAGATCAGAATTCATGATAAAGATATTCCAATAGAAGCAGTAATTGAAGATATTAAAGCATTTCATCTGCATTTAAGAACAGATGAAGGTGAGCTTACCACCTATCCAAATAATTTGATCTTACAAAAGGCAGTAACACTTATTCAGAAAGATGTTTACTTAGATGAGGGTAAAGATTCACTCTAG
- a CDS encoding SDR family NAD(P)-dependent oxidoreductase, whose translation MKKNILLIGGSKGIGLETAKILAPDHNVIIASRSSDNLSDLNVSHLKFDVTKDNIEDLELPETIDGLVYCPGSINLKPFKMLKPEAFVEELQLNFISLVKVVQGLLPKLKNSDQASLVFFSTVAVKVGMPFHTSVAAAKGAIEGFAKALAAEYTPSFRVNVIAPSLTNTELAAKLLSNEDKIKKMNERHPLKRVGEAVDIANMVTFLLSEKSSWMTGQIIGMDGGMSTLNVN comes from the coding sequence ATGAAGAAAAATATATTATTAATTGGAGGATCTAAAGGAATTGGGCTGGAAACGGCAAAAATCTTAGCTCCAGATCACAACGTTATTATAGCTTCTAGAAGCTCGGATAATCTTTCAGATCTTAACGTATCTCATTTAAAATTTGATGTTACTAAAGACAACATAGAAGATCTTGAACTTCCCGAAACCATAGATGGATTGGTATATTGCCCTGGAAGCATCAATCTAAAACCTTTTAAAATGCTTAAACCGGAAGCTTTTGTAGAAGAGCTTCAATTAAATTTTATATCATTAGTTAAGGTAGTACAAGGACTTTTGCCTAAGCTAAAAAATTCTGACCAGGCTAGTTTGGTCTTCTTTAGTACCGTAGCAGTTAAGGTAGGAATGCCTTTTCATACCAGTGTTGCTGCTGCTAAGGGAGCTATTGAAGGTTTTGCCAAAGCGTTGGCTGCAGAGTATACACCTAGCTTTAGAGTGAACGTAATTGCACCTTCCCTTACAAATACAGAATTAGCAGCTAAGCTTCTTTCTAACGAAGATAAGATCAAGAAAATGAATGAACGCCATCCTTTAAAAAGAGTTGGAGAGGCTGTAGATATCGCGAATATGGTTACCTTTCTCCTATCCGAAAAAAGCAGTTGGATGACTGGACAAATAATAGGAATGGACGGTGGAATGTCTACATTAAACGTTAATTAA
- a CDS encoding Gfo/Idh/MocA family protein, which translates to MTTKSYKWGIIGLGKIAHKFAEDLQRVEGAELYAVASRSSEKAEEFAEKFEAAKFYNSYEALAQDPDVDIIYIATPHVFHHANTMMCIQNKKAVLCEKPMGINEHQVQEMIAAARTENVFLMEALWTHFLPHFEYILDLVQTKKFGKLKELTADFGFEAPFNSEKRIFNKELGGGSLLDVGIYPVFAAMTLLGEPDAISATGTIGKTGVDEDCTINFSYKNAKAELSSAINKTTNTEAKLIFEDAEVLIRSRFHEPTSLFIKSNGKEETRGFDVESIGYNFEAAHIQKMLSENRVESTVMTHKKSLLLISLLDKIRKQIALEY; encoded by the coding sequence ATGACAACTAAAAGTTATAAATGGGGAATTATTGGTCTTGGTAAGATCGCACATAAATTTGCAGAAGATCTTCAAAGAGTTGAAGGAGCAGAATTATATGCCGTAGCCAGTAGATCTAGTGAAAAAGCAGAAGAATTTGCAGAGAAATTTGAAGCAGCTAAATTTTATAATTCTTATGAAGCCTTGGCGCAAGATCCCGATGTAGATATAATTTATATAGCTACCCCACATGTTTTTCATCATGCTAATACTATGATGTGTATTCAAAATAAAAAAGCGGTTCTGTGTGAAAAACCAATGGGAATTAATGAACATCAGGTTCAGGAAATGATAGCTGCCGCCAGAACCGAAAATGTGTTTTTAATGGAAGCTTTATGGACACATTTTTTACCTCATTTTGAATATATTTTAGATCTTGTACAAACCAAAAAATTTGGAAAACTAAAAGAACTCACTGCAGATTTTGGATTTGAAGCTCCCTTTAATTCTGAAAAAAGAATATTCAATAAAGAACTTGGTGGAGGTAGTCTTTTAGATGTTGGGATTTACCCTGTTTTTGCTGCTATGACGTTATTAGGAGAGCCGGATGCAATAAGTGCTACCGGAACGATAGGAAAAACAGGAGTAGATGAAGACTGTACCATCAATTTCAGCTATAAAAATGCTAAGGCAGAGTTAAGCAGTGCTATTAATAAAACTACTAATACAGAAGCAAAATTAATTTTTGAAGATGCAGAAGTGCTTATTAGAAGTAGATTTCATGAGCCTACTTCCCTATTTATAAAATCTAATGGGAAAGAAGAAACCAGAGGTTTTGATGTAGAATCTATAGGCTATAATTTTGAAGCTGCGCATATTCAAAAGATGCTATCAGAAAATAGAGTTGAAAGTACCGTTATGACACACAAAAAAAGTCTGTTACTAATTTCTTTATTAGATAAAATCAGAAAACAGATAGCACTAGAATATTAA
- a CDS encoding septum formation inhibitor Maf — MKFLNFILFLIIFTFINACNQKANENENRNETSVAPNRELSNDFKKYWFSGEAEITTYKLDQFRYNEQREGTVSLIYVTEDFNTEAQVKTDKKNNNSEPILKLNAVKKFTTGIYPYSIMESTFYPLNKEEHALKVTASSQEWCGQMYLQLNNNKNFKLIAHSYFEDLADTALNLKKIWLENEIWTQLRIAPNKLPTGDIEILPSFEYLLLNHKTIHPYTALAEFYQKEELSVYKISYPELDRTLKIYYHNEFPYNIEKWEETVIINGKEYVTSAIKMKTIKSDYLNKNSNKDLSLRDTLNLD; from the coding sequence ATGAAATTTTTAAATTTTATACTATTTCTAATAATCTTTACATTTATTAATGCTTGTAATCAAAAGGCAAATGAGAACGAGAATAGAAATGAGACGAGCGTGGCACCAAATAGAGAGCTCTCTAATGACTTTAAGAAATACTGGTTTTCTGGCGAGGCGGAGATAACTACTTATAAGTTAGATCAATTTAGATATAACGAACAGCGCGAAGGCACCGTCTCTCTTATCTACGTAACTGAAGATTTCAATACTGAAGCGCAGGTAAAGACCGATAAGAAAAATAATAATTCAGAACCAATACTCAAGCTTAATGCCGTTAAAAAGTTCACTACCGGAATTTATCCGTATTCTATTATGGAAAGTACTTTTTATCCATTAAATAAAGAGGAGCACGCTTTAAAAGTTACTGCTTCCTCACAAGAATGGTGTGGGCAGATGTATTTACAGTTAAATAATAACAAAAATTTTAAACTTATAGCTCATAGCTATTTTGAAGATCTTGCAGATACAGCATTAAATTTAAAAAAGATCTGGTTGGAAAATGAAATATGGACTCAGCTAAGAATCGCTCCCAATAAATTACCAACAGGAGATATAGAGATATTGCCATCTTTTGAATACTTGTTATTAAATCATAAAACCATACATCCATACACTGCACTTGCAGAGTTTTATCAAAAAGAAGAGCTTTCTGTATATAAGATCTCATATCCAGAATTAGATAGAACCTTAAAGATCTATTATCATAATGAGTTTCCATATAACATAGAAAAGTGGGAAGAAACCGTTATAATAAATGGTAAAGAATACGTGACATCTGCTATAAAAATGAAAACTATAAAATCTGATTACTTGAACAAAAATTCTAATAAAGATTTATCTTTGCGCGACACGCTTAATTTAGATTGA
- a CDS encoding SRPBCC family protein, which translates to MKIYNLHSKQKLPITVQQAWDFLSDPKNLKTITPDYMGFHILSGADRPMFQGQIIQYIVTPVAGIKTKWVTEITHVRDKEYFVDEQRFGPYDLWHHKHFIKEIPGGVEMEDIIDYKIPLGILGQLVHPVLVAPKLKEIFTYRKKKLIELFGEYDERAAPQPTLKQDVLN; encoded by the coding sequence ATGAAAATATACAACCTTCACTCCAAACAAAAACTGCCTATTACTGTACAGCAAGCTTGGGACTTTTTATCAGATCCAAAGAATTTAAAAACTATAACTCCAGATTATATGGGATTTCATATTCTTTCTGGTGCAGATAGACCAATGTTTCAAGGTCAGATTATTCAATACATAGTAACTCCGGTAGCTGGAATTAAAACTAAATGGGTAACAGAGATCACTCATGTTAGAGATAAAGAATATTTTGTTGATGAACAGCGCTTTGGCCCCTATGATCTTTGGCATCATAAACATTTTATAAAGGAAATTCCAGGAGGTGTAGAGATGGAAGATATTATAGACTATAAAATTCCACTAGGAATTCTGGGGCAGTTAGTTCATCCCGTTTTAGTGGCTCCAAAATTAAAAGAGATCTTTACTTATAGAAAAAAGAAGTTAATAGAATTGTTTGGAGAATATGATGAAAGAGCTGCTCCTCAACCCACTTTAAAACAAGATGTATTAAATTAA